The genomic stretch ATTGATGTTACTTCATAACCTTTTGGGCCTTTTGAATAACCAGATTTTCTTAAACTATAGGCTATTTTAGAAATGTCTAATTGCGATAAAATCATTTCTAGCTTAGTTTCTTGTTGAAATTTTATAATTTCTTCAAAGGAAATTATGCTCATTTGTCGAATATACATTTAGAGGTTTCACTCCTTTCGGATTATTTTGGTGCTACTTAATATATTCGACATTTTGGGGTGAAACCTCTTTTTTGCTTTAAATAAATTTAATAAAATCAGCCTCTTTGAATTATGCAATTTCCTCAATTATAAAAATATAAAAAAGTAAAAGAGGGATTTTTATGTTGGTTAATGTGGCAATATCCAAAGTTAATAAGCATGGTCAAAGGATAGGTGGAGATACTGCGGAAATTGTAGAAAGACCATTAGGGGGAGTTACAGGGATAATTGTAGATGGACAGGGTAGTGGAAGGTCAGCAAAGGTAATTAGTAATTCTATAGTTGGTAAAATTACAAATTTAATCAGTGATGGAGCTAGGGATGGAGCAGTGGCTAGGGCTGTTCAAGATTATCTCTTTGCCATGAAAGATGGTAAGGTATCTGCAACTTTAACAATGATTTCTTTAGCTTTAGATACACAAAGTATTATTATTTCAAGGAATAGTCATTGTCCTGTGATAGTAATCGATAATGAACGGGAAATAATATTTGAAGAACAAGTTCAACCATTAGGTTTCTATAAGTTTTCTAAACCACTAATCAAAGAATTGCCTTTGAAGACGGGGATGACTATCATGGCTTATACCGATGGCTTAATGAGTGCCGGGAAAAAGTATAACAATCCTATAAATGATGGAGATATAATAAATATCCTTAAAGAAAAGATTTCTACTCAAAATAAAGCTGACAAAATTCTTGACTTAGCTTTACAACTAGATGGTCAAAAACCTAATGATGATATTACTATATTGGTAATTGAAACTTCTGAAGAAGAAAGTCTAATAAGAAAAATTAATGCAACTTTTCCACTATAAATAGGGGGAATAAACTTTGAATAAAAAATTAAAAATTGCTGTAGTAGGAAACTGTGCAGCTGGGAAAACTACATTAGTAAAAGGTTTAAATGATAGAGGTTATTTAAAGGCTTATAATGTTCCTCAAGAACATTCTGTAGTAAAAAAATTGTGGCAAAGGTATAATCCAGATATCCTAATTTTTTTGCAATGTAGTTTAGAAATAGCTAAGAAAAGACGACCAACTATAAGCTGGGGAGAAGAAAGGCTAATTCAACAAAGGAGTAAACTCCATGATGCTTTTTTGAATAAGGACATATTCATTGATACTGATAATCTAACAATAGAAGAGGTATTAGAAAAGGCAATTCTGGAGATAGAAAGGATTGATAAAAATGATAACCGTAGAAGATGTTAAAGAGCATCCGATAACTAAAACCTTTATAAAAAAAGGTGATGAACACTTAGGTACAATGGGTTTTACAGAACACAGTTATCGTCACAAAAATCTAGTATCAAATATTGCGGCAAACATCTTAGAAAGGCTAGGGTATCCAAAACGGGAAGCTGAATTGGCAGCTATAGCTGGCTATCTCCATGACATTGGTAATGTGGTATCAAGGTATAATCATGGCCAATCAGGGGCAATGATTGCCTATGATATTTTACGGAATTTAAAAATGGATCCAGAAGAAATAGCAGTAATTATCGCCGCTATTGGAAATCATGAAGAAGAATATGGCCAAAGTGTTAATAATGTAGCTGCAGCTTTAATATTGGCAGATAAATCTGATGTCCATAGATCTAGGGTGAGGAATCCCGATGTTTCTACCTTTGATATCCACGATAGGGTAAATTACGGAGCTGTCCATTCTTTTTTAAATGTTGATCCAACTAATCGGAAAATCACCTTAGAATTAAAGATTGATCAAA from Anaerobranca gottschalkii DSM 13577 encodes the following:
- a CDS encoding SpoIIE family protein phosphatase — translated: MLVNVAISKVNKHGQRIGGDTAEIVERPLGGVTGIIVDGQGSGRSAKVISNSIVGKITNLISDGARDGAVARAVQDYLFAMKDGKVSATLTMISLALDTQSIIISRNSHCPVIVIDNEREIIFEEQVQPLGFYKFSKPLIKELPLKTGMTIMAYTDGLMSAGKKYNNPINDGDIINILKEKISTQNKADKILDLALQLDGQKPNDDITILVIETSEEESLIRKINATFPL
- a CDS encoding HD domain-containing protein, with product MITVEDVKEHPITKTFIKKGDEHLGTMGFTEHSYRHKNLVSNIAANILERLGYPKREAELAAIAGYLHDIGNVVSRYNHGQSGAMIAYDILRNLKMDPEEIAVIIAAIGNHEEEYGQSVNNVAAALILADKSDVHRSRVRNPDVSTFDIHDRVNYGAVHSFLNVDPTNRKITLELKIDQNITTVMEYFEIFLTRMVMCRRAAEFLNASFGLVINDAKLL